The nucleotide window TCTTTTCATCCAGCTGCAAAAACTGTTTCGTAATGAATATATTTTCAAACTCAATATTGTGCACATACTTTCTGATATAGAGGCCTGTGCCTACTAAAACGAGCAAAATACCAAGTGCGgtcacagaaactttggaaaccataAGCACAGTGTCAAAAGTCGATATCATACTACGACTGAGGTTCTCCAAGTAATGTCTGGTTACATTGAGATGGTTTTGTAACTCCTCATCTATTCCCTGTGTTACAACAGGGAAGGGAATTTCAACAAGGATTTTTTTTCCATTGTCCCTTAGAAATTTGGGTAACCATTCAATTATTTCAATATAttttttcaaaagacatttggtaGATGAGAGCTTATTCTCCAGGTAGCAGACGATGCACTGTCCCAATCCTTTTAAATTGAGAAAGCTGTTTAGAGCACAATTATAAAACACCACACTAGTGCCAGCCGTTACCAGAACATTGCGACCTTGTTGTGTCCCACATGAAATGAGGAATATTAGAATGAAGCATCTGAGATACTTTGAAAAAAACAAAGCTCCAGGAGTGACGGCGGCAAAGGTTCCACACGCTGCCAGAGTCACCAATAGGCTGCATTGTAATGCCTGCAAAGACACGTAGAGGATGCCGCTGGCCCCCAGTCCCATCAGAAGGCAAAGTGAGAGCAGACACAGAATGTTCTTCAAACCAGATTTTCGTTCTGATGCAAACAGGTCCCAAAGAACTTCTAACTGTTGTTTTATTATCTTGAGCAGAG belongs to Mustelus asterias chromosome 7, sMusAst1.hap1.1, whole genome shotgun sequence and includes:
- the LOC144496153 gene encoding dendritic cell-specific transmembrane protein-like, which gives rise to MTLLKIIKQQLEVLWDLFASERKSGLKNILCLLSLCLLMGLGASGILYVSLQALQCSLLVTLAACGTFAAVTPGALFFSKYLRCFILIFLISCGTQQGRNVLVTAGTSVVFYNCALNSFLNLKGLGQCIVCYLENKLSSTKCLLKKYIEIIEWLPKFLRDNGKKILVEIPFPVVTQGIDEELQNHLNVTRHYLENLSRSMISTFDTVLMVSKVSVTALGILLVLVGTGLYIRKYVHNIEFENIFITKQFLQLDEKKINQGKSPLLPLTKKEKKCFIKLPSLRLTTKEQKITLKFLTPIFANSLFWAIIIVIDYGLYMLISSIRLHFVSLPKMTLGLSSEANISYEVSLFKSECFPQATLTINGIWIPLAGISLALVLLTLLSSKLTTLKIMVLSSFYPEAQRDRVYFLYDRIIRKRSSGKLKCNIKKSLTAAVNSVSFWFPIFKMKQKIEETENNQEDCKDEGISPLMEAYISGNKATVSF